A DNA window from Ornithobacterium rhinotracheale DSM 15997 contains the following coding sequences:
- the rpoC gene encoding DNA-directed RNA polymerase subunit beta', with the protein MSTNKNNTSKFDKIRIGLASPESILQASHGEVLKPETINYRTHKPERDGLFCERIFGPVKDYECACGKYKRIRYKGIVCDRCGVEVTEKKVRRDRIGHINLVVPVAHIWYFRSLPNKLGYILGIPSKKLDMIVYYERYVVIQPGIAKRPDGEELNQMDFLTEEEYLDIMETLPIENQYLEDSDPNKFVAKMGAECLEELLKRIDLDELSYDLRHKANHETSKQRRTEALKRLQVVESLRESNQDGKVNRPEWMIMKVIPVIPPELRPLVPLDGGRFATSDLNDLYRRVIIRNNRLKRLMEIKAPEVILRNEKRMLQEAVDSLFDNTRKSSAVKADGNRPLKSLSDSLKGKQGRFRQNLLGKRVDYSARSVIVVGPDLELHECGLPKDMAAELYKPFIVRKLIERGIVKTVKSAKKIIDRKEPVVWDILENVLKGHPVLLNRAPTLHRLGIQAFQPKLIEGKAIRLHPLACTAFNADFDGDQMAVHLPLGPEAILEAQLLMLGSQNILNPANGSPIAVPSQDMVLGLYYMTKIKNSTEEEKVIGEGLTFYSDEEVQIAYNEGKAELNAPIKVKVRVKEDGEFKMKLIETSVGRVLFNKIVPEEVGYINEVLTKKSLRNVIGSILKQTDFPTTAKFLDRMKTLGYMNAFEGGLSFSLGDILIPEQKSEMIQNAIDEVDAIRGNYNMGLITNNERYNQVIDVWTNTNANLTEIVMKRMREDKQGFNSVFMMLDSGARGSKEQIRQLSGMRGLMAKPQKAGSTGGDIIENPIVSNFREGLSILEYFISTHGARKGLADTALKTADAGYLTRRLVDVSQDVIINEEDCGTLRGLEVSALKKNDEIIEPLKDRILGRTSLQNVYDPETGDILVEADQLIDEEIAAKIDAAGVDTIEVRSPLTCDSKSGICAKCYGRNLATGKPVQMGETVGVIAAQSIGEPGTQLTLRTFHQGGTAGNVSEQSTLRAKQDGTVEFDELRTVDSKDEAGEPIKVVVSRTAEMKLINKNGDVVMTNNISYGSVLYVSDGQKVIKGEAINSWDPYNAVIIAETAGKIKFENLTQGETFQLETDDQTGFTEKVISESRNKKLIPSLIVVDKSGEEKSYNLPVGAHLIVDDGEEIIAGKTLVKIPRSSAKSGDITGGLPRVTELFEARNPSNPAVVSEIDGVVSFGKVKRGNREIIVESRTGEIKKYLVKLSNQILVQENDFIRAGMPLSDGAITPTDILNIKGPTAVQEYLVNEIQDVYRLQGVKIDDKHFEIIVRQMMRKVRIIDAGDTRFLDSSLEHKIDFIEENDRIFGMKVVEDAGDSEVLKPGQIVSVRELRDENSKLRRDDAKLVVARDAMPATAEPVLQGITRAALQTKSFISAASFQETTKVLNEAAVAGKVDDLNGLKENVIVGHLIPAGTGLKAYQNMIVGSQKEYEELKSKKSTK; encoded by the coding sequence ATGTCAACAAATAAAAACAACACTAGCAAATTCGATAAAATCAGAATTGGTTTAGCCTCTCCAGAGAGCATTTTACAAGCTTCACATGGTGAAGTCTTAAAACCAGAAACCATCAACTATCGTACGCACAAGCCAGAAAGAGACGGTTTGTTTTGCGAGAGAATTTTTGGTCCAGTAAAAGATTACGAATGTGCTTGTGGAAAATATAAAAGAATTCGTTACAAAGGAATCGTCTGCGACCGTTGTGGGGTAGAAGTTACCGAAAAAAAAGTACGAAGAGATAGAATTGGACATATCAACCTTGTGGTGCCAGTAGCCCATATTTGGTATTTCCGTTCACTACCAAACAAATTAGGATACATTTTAGGAATCCCGTCTAAGAAATTAGACATGATTGTTTACTACGAGCGTTATGTAGTAATTCAGCCAGGTATTGCTAAAAGACCAGATGGTGAAGAGCTTAACCAAATGGACTTCTTGACAGAAGAAGAATATTTGGATATCATGGAAACTTTACCAATCGAAAACCAATATTTAGAAGATTCAGACCCTAATAAGTTCGTAGCTAAAATGGGAGCTGAATGTTTAGAGGAATTATTAAAGCGTATTGATTTAGATGAGCTTTCTTATGACTTAAGACACAAAGCAAATCACGAAACTTCTAAACAAAGAAGAACCGAAGCTTTGAAAAGACTTCAAGTAGTTGAGTCTTTAAGAGAGTCTAATCAAGACGGAAAAGTAAACCGCCCAGAGTGGATGATTATGAAAGTAATCCCTGTAATTCCACCAGAATTAAGACCATTAGTTCCGCTAGATGGAGGGCGTTTTGCTACCTCAGATTTAAATGATTTATACCGCCGTGTAATCATCAGAAACAATCGTTTGAAGAGATTGATGGAGATCAAAGCTCCAGAAGTAATCTTGAGAAACGAGAAAAGGATGTTACAGGAAGCCGTAGATTCATTGTTCGACAATACAAGAAAATCATCTGCCGTAAAAGCTGATGGTAACCGTCCATTGAAATCACTTTCAGATTCATTGAAAGGTAAGCAAGGTCGTTTCCGTCAAAACTTATTAGGTAAGCGTGTGGATTATTCTGCTCGTTCCGTAATCGTTGTAGGTCCAGATTTGGAATTGCACGAGTGTGGATTGCCTAAAGATATGGCAGCTGAGCTATATAAGCCATTTATCGTTAGAAAATTAATCGAAAGAGGAATTGTAAAAACGGTAAAATCAGCTAAAAAGATTATTGATAGAAAAGAGCCAGTAGTTTGGGATATTTTAGAAAATGTATTAAAAGGACACCCAGTGCTACTTAACCGTGCCCCTACCTTGCACCGTCTTGGTATTCAGGCATTCCAACCAAAATTGATCGAAGGTAAAGCAATCCGTTTGCACCCACTTGCGTGTACAGCGTTTAACGCCGACTTCGATGGTGACCAGATGGCGGTTCACTTACCACTTGGTCCAGAAGCAATTTTGGAAGCTCAATTATTGATGCTTGGTTCTCAAAACATTTTGAACCCAGCAAACGGTTCGCCAATTGCAGTACCTTCTCAGGATATGGTATTGGGTCTATATTATATGACCAAAATTAAAAATTCAACCGAGGAGGAGAAAGTAATTGGAGAAGGCTTAACTTTCTATTCAGACGAAGAAGTACAAATCGCATATAACGAAGGAAAAGCTGAATTAAACGCTCCAATCAAAGTTAAGGTAAGAGTAAAAGAGGACGGCGAGTTCAAAATGAAGCTTATCGAAACTTCTGTAGGTCGTGTTTTATTCAACAAAATTGTTCCAGAAGAAGTAGGTTACATCAACGAGGTTTTAACTAAAAAATCTTTGAGAAATGTAATTGGTAGCATTTTGAAACAAACAGATTTCCCTACTACTGCAAAATTCTTGGATAGAATGAAAACCTTAGGATACATGAACGCATTCGAGGGTGGACTTTCTTTCTCATTGGGAGATATCTTAATTCCTGAGCAAAAATCAGAAATGATTCAAAATGCGATTGATGAAGTAGATGCGATTCGTGGAAACTATAACATGGGTCTTATCACCAACAACGAGCGTTATAACCAAGTGATCGATGTTTGGACAAACACCAACGCAAACCTTACTGAAATCGTAATGAAGCGTATGCGTGAAGACAAACAAGGATTCAACTCAGTATTCATGATGCTTGATTCTGGAGCGCGTGGTTCCAAAGAGCAGATTCGTCAGTTGAGTGGTATGCGTGGATTGATGGCAAAACCGCAGAAAGCAGGTTCTACAGGAGGGGACATTATCGAAAACCCAATTGTATCAAACTTCCGCGAAGGTTTATCAATCTTGGAATACTTTATCTCTACCCACGGTGCGCGTAAAGGTCTTGCGGATACGGCGTTGAAAACTGCCGACGCAGGTTACTTAACTCGTCGTTTGGTAGATGTTTCTCAAGATGTGATCATCAACGAAGAAGATTGTGGTACATTGAGAGGTCTTGAAGTTTCAGCATTGAAGAAAAATGATGAAATCATAGAGCCACTAAAAGATAGAATTTTAGGTAGAACATCATTGCAAAATGTATATGACCCTGAAACTGGAGATATTTTAGTAGAAGCTGATCAATTAATTGATGAGGAAATCGCTGCTAAAATTGATGCTGCAGGTGTAGATACAATCGAGGTACGTTCTCCTTTAACATGTGATTCTAAATCAGGAATCTGTGCTAAATGTTACGGTAGAAACCTTGCAACTGGTAAACCAGTTCAGATGGGAGAAACTGTAGGAGTAATCGCAGCGCAATCAATTGGTGAGCCAGGTACTCAGCTTACGCTTCGTACATTCCACCAAGGGGGTACTGCGGGTAACGTTTCTGAGCAGTCTACTTTAAGAGCTAAACAAGATGGTACTGTAGAGTTTGATGAATTAAGAACAGTAGATTCTAAAGATGAAGCAGGAGAACCAATCAAAGTGGTAGTTTCTCGTACCGCAGAGATGAAATTGATCAATAAAAATGGCGATGTCGTAATGACAAACAACATTTCTTATGGTTCAGTTTTATATGTAAGCGATGGACAAAAAGTAATTAAAGGAGAGGCAATCAACTCTTGGGACCCTTATAACGCTGTGATTATTGCAGAAACTGCGGGTAAAATTAAGTTTGAAAACTTAACTCAAGGTGAAACTTTCCAATTAGAAACAGATGACCAAACAGGATTTACCGAAAAAGTAATTTCTGAATCAAGAAATAAAAAATTAATCCCATCGTTGATTGTTGTGGATAAGAGTGGCGAAGAGAAATCTTACAACCTACCAGTAGGTGCACACCTTATTGTAGACGATGGCGAAGAAATTATAGCGGGTAAAACATTGGTGAAAATCCCAAGATCTTCTGCAAAATCAGGGGATATCACGGGAGGTTTACCAAGGGTGACCGAGCTTTTCGAAGCGCGTAACCCATCAAACCCTGCAGTAGTTTCTGAAATCGATGGAGTGGTAAGCTTTGGTAAAGTTAAACGAGGTAACCGTGAAATCATCGTAGAATCTCGTACAGGTGAAATCAAGAAATACTTGGTGAAACTTTCAAACCAAATCTTAGTTCAAGAAAACGACTTTATCCGTGCGGGTATGCCGTTGTCTGATGGAGCAATTACTCCGACTGATATCTTGAATATTAAAGGGCCTACTGCCGTTCAAGAATACTTAGTAAACGAAATCCAAGATGTATATCGTTTACAAGGGGTGAAAATTGATGATAAACACTTCGAAATCATCGTAAGACAGATGATGAGAAAAGTAAGAATCATCGATGCAGGAGATACTCGTTTCTTAGATTCAAGTTTGGAACATAAAATCGACTTTATCGAGGAAAACGATAGAATCTTTGGAATGAAGGTCGTAGAAGATGCAGGAGATAGTGAAGTGTTGAAACCGGGACAAATTGTTTCTGTTCGTGAGTTGAGAGATGAAAATTCAAAACTTCGTAGAGATGATGCTAAATTGGTAGTTGCTCGTGATGCAATGCCAGCTACAGCAGAGCCAGTGTTGCAAGGTATCACTAGAGCAGCATTACAGACTAAATCGTTTATCTCTGCCGCATCATTCCAAGAAACTACAAAAGTATTGAACGAAGCAGCAGTGGCTGGTAAAGTAGACGACTTGAACGGATTGAAAGAAAATGTGATTGTAGGTCACTTAATTCCAGCAGGTACAGGTCTTAAAGCTTACCAAAATATGATTGTAGGTTCTCAAAAAGAATACGAAGAATTAAAAAGTAAAAAATCAACAAAATAA
- a CDS encoding DUF3467 domain-containing protein, with translation MSENNQQQNFDIEINNETASGTYSNLALINHSNTEFVVDFIQMMPGMPKPQVKSRVILTPYHAKRLAGALIENINRFESQFGEIKEPEAAPNFGVQGEA, from the coding sequence ATGAGCGAAAATAACCAACAACAAAACTTTGATATCGAAATCAATAACGAAACAGCATCAGGCACTTATTCAAATTTGGCTTTGATCAATCATTCAAACACTGAGTTTGTGGTAGATTTTATCCAAATGATGCCAGGAATGCCTAAGCCACAAGTGAAATCAAGAGTTATCTTGACTCCTTACCACGCTAAAAGATTAGCTGGGGCTTTGATTGAAAATATTAATCGTTTTGAATCTCAATTTGGAGAGATTAAAGAGCCAGAAGCTGCACCAAACTTTGGTGTTCAAGGAGAGGCTTAA
- a CDS encoding shikimate kinase, translating into MLISLVGYMGSGKTSVASILSEKLQCKWLDLDHEIENFEKIKISEIFKQKGEIYFRKLENQLLEKLLQSPEPMILSLGGGAPMFYNNMELLLERSESFYLFASPAELAKRLAKGKEQRPLIQHLSDDELPEFIAKHLFERNPKYQMAKYTINTQGLSPEQVADEIIQKLKLG; encoded by the coding sequence ATGTTGATATCTCTTGTAGGCTATATGGGGAGTGGTAAAACATCGGTAGCCAGTATCTTAAGTGAGAAGTTGCAGTGCAAGTGGCTAGATCTTGACCACGAAATAGAAAATTTTGAAAAAATTAAAATTTCTGAGATTTTTAAACAAAAAGGCGAAATCTATTTCAGAAAATTAGAAAATCAATTGCTCGAGAAATTATTACAATCTCCCGAGCCTATGATTTTAAGCCTAGGTGGTGGGGCACCTATGTTTTATAATAACATGGAATTGCTTTTGGAGCGTTCAGAGAGTTTTTATCTCTTTGCATCGCCTGCTGAATTGGCAAAACGCTTGGCAAAAGGCAAGGAACAACGCCCGCTAATTCAGCATTTGTCTGATGATGAATTGCCTGAATTCATCGCAAAACATCTTTTTGAGCGAAATCCCAAATACCAAATGGCAAAATATACTATCAATACGCAAGGACTTTCGCCTGAGCAAGTAGCCGATGAAATCATCCAAAAACTGAAGTTGGGCTAA
- a CDS encoding RNA-binding S4 domain-containing protein, with product MRIDKFLWCVRYFKTRSIATDEVKKNRVWINDEVAKPSKEVLVGDIVKVRKNQIIYTFEVLQIPQSRMGAKLVSLHIKDRTEKDQLDLLQLRKEAQTHYRKKGLGRPTKKDRRDLDDFMFDFDEEDDF from the coding sequence ATGCGCATTGATAAGTTCTTATGGTGCGTACGCTATTTTAAAACCCGAAGCATCGCTACCGATGAGGTGAAGAAAAATCGTGTGTGGATAAATGATGAGGTAGCCAAACCATCTAAAGAAGTGCTGGTGGGCGATATTGTAAAGGTGAGAAAAAACCAAATTATTTATACTTTTGAGGTGCTACAAATTCCGCAAAGCCGTATGGGAGCTAAGCTGGTGAGCCTTCACATCAAAGACAGAACTGAAAAAGATCAACTAGATCTGCTCCAACTTCGTAAAGAAGCGCAAACGCATTATCGCAAAAAAGGTCTAGGGCGACCTACCAAAAAAGATCGCCGAGACTTAGATGACTTCATGTTTGATTTTGACGAAGAAGATGATTTTTAG
- the xerA gene encoding site-specific tyrosine recombinase/integron integrase, whose amino-acid sequence MSWEQTLRDYKAHLSLERNLSENTISNYLRDLQKLQNMFPDNNPEELTAEELRLFNYKIGEQYAARSQARILSGVRAFYNFLEEEKNDTKPNPTELISSPKIGRKLPDTLSLEEINKIVENIDLSQKHGERNKAIIEMLYGCGLRVSELTELKISDLYFEEDFIQVLGKGNKKRLVPIAQYTQKVLTNYLQLVRSHQTIQKAYSDHVFINNRGTKLSRVMVFNIIKEAAERAGIKKNISPHTFRHSFATHLLENGGDLRSIQLMLGHESITTTEIYTHIDRSFLRKNIEKFHPRNNKKT is encoded by the coding sequence ATGAGCTGGGAACAAACACTGCGAGACTACAAAGCACATCTAAGCCTTGAACGAAACTTGTCTGAAAACACCATCAGCAACTATTTGCGTGATTTGCAAAAGCTACAAAATATGTTTCCAGACAATAATCCCGAGGAGTTAACCGCGGAAGAGTTACGCTTGTTTAATTATAAAATAGGCGAACAATATGCGGCTCGTTCTCAAGCGAGAATCCTATCAGGCGTGCGTGCTTTTTATAATTTTCTGGAAGAAGAAAAAAACGATACCAAGCCTAATCCCACCGAGCTGATTTCATCTCCAAAAATTGGGCGAAAACTGCCCGATACGCTTTCGCTCGAAGAAATTAATAAAATTGTAGAAAATATAGATTTAAGCCAAAAACATGGCGAACGAAACAAGGCGATTATCGAAATGCTATATGGCTGTGGATTACGGGTTTCTGAGCTTACGGAATTAAAGATTTCGGATCTATATTTTGAGGAAGATTTCATTCAAGTCTTAGGCAAAGGAAACAAAAAGCGATTGGTGCCAATTGCACAATACACGCAAAAAGTCCTGACCAATTACCTGCAACTCGTTCGCAGCCATCAAACAATACAGAAAGCCTACAGCGACCATGTTTTTATCAACAATCGTGGCACGAAACTCTCACGCGTTATGGTATTTAATATTATAAAAGAAGCCGCCGAGCGAGCAGGTATCAAGAAAAACATAAGCCCACACACCTTTAGGCATAGTTTTGCCACACATCTGCTTGAAAATGGTGGCGATTTGCGTTCCATTCAGCTTATGTTAGGACACGAAAGTATTACAACGACAGAAATTTACACCCACATCGACCGTTCATTTCTGAGAAAAAATATCGAAAAATTTCACCCAAGAAATAACAAAAAGACATAA
- a CDS encoding S41 family peptidase, producing the protein MKKWFKVFNVILIILSMIMFFAIGVQVGKKYDIAIDENDDYVTISYDLNEQKVRRLMSLIDNYYIDSLNTDDLVDKTIDFVTQNLDPHSMYIPKERGESTTLAMDGIYEGIGVSYVNYNDSVVVTHSAPNSVNAKLFELSDRILAIGKHSITKENRDSVKNYLEGKLNTQIPIKLLRNGNEIEVTAKRTKISQSSVPLFYMINDRLGYIKLDKFIHNSAEDFRNALSFLKKKGMKSLVLDLRDNPGGLVDAAQKIADEFLKEDQLIVYTQDKEGKKKFRYATGEGTFQKRPIYILINEGSASASEILAGAIQDQDAGIIIGRRSYGKGLVQKEISLGDGSKIRLTTAKYYTPTGRCIQKPYTQNDKNYVYDIRNRLASGELYNIDSIKKIESLRFKTPKGKIVYGGGGIIPDVFIPIDTVNIGRWFYEHGLNNHLERPIFSFIDKNHLTLEKIKEPHFVKYYSVDSLANALRKDINPIQNSPEELANFNTFVKASMANFIYGSNAYNQVWNSVDPMILEAIKLDNEQR; encoded by the coding sequence ATGAAGAAATGGTTTAAAGTTTTCAATGTAATTCTCATCATTTTATCGATGATTATGTTTTTTGCCATTGGCGTTCAAGTGGGCAAAAAATATGATATTGCCATTGATGAAAACGATGATTATGTAACTATTTCTTATGACTTAAACGAGCAAAAAGTGCGAAGATTGATGAGCTTAATTGATAATTACTACATCGATTCGCTCAACACCGATGATTTGGTGGACAAAACCATTGATTTTGTAACGCAAAATCTCGACCCGCACAGCATGTATATTCCTAAGGAACGAGGCGAAAGCACTACCCTCGCCATGGACGGCATCTACGAGGGAATAGGCGTGAGCTATGTAAATTACAACGATTCGGTAGTGGTAACACACAGCGCACCTAATAGCGTGAATGCTAAACTTTTTGAGCTCAGCGATAGGATTTTAGCCATTGGCAAACATTCAATTACTAAAGAAAACCGAGATTCTGTAAAAAACTATTTAGAAGGGAAACTAAATACTCAAATTCCCATTAAACTTTTGCGCAACGGAAACGAGATTGAAGTTACTGCCAAACGAACTAAAATTTCGCAAAGTTCTGTTCCTTTGTTTTATATGATTAATGACCGTTTGGGCTACATCAAATTGGATAAATTCATTCATAATTCTGCCGAAGATTTTAGAAATGCTTTAAGTTTTTTAAAGAAAAAAGGCATGAAATCCTTGGTTTTGGATTTGCGCGACAATCCTGGCGGATTGGTAGATGCAGCACAGAAAATTGCTGATGAATTCTTGAAGGAAGATCAATTGATTGTCTACACACAAGACAAGGAAGGCAAAAAGAAATTCCGATACGCGACGGGCGAAGGAACTTTTCAGAAACGACCGATTTATATTTTAATTAATGAAGGTTCAGCTTCGGCGAGCGAAATCCTTGCAGGAGCCATTCAAGACCAAGATGCAGGCATCATCATCGGGCGCAGAAGTTATGGAAAAGGATTGGTGCAAAAAGAAATAAGCTTGGGAGATGGCTCCAAAATTAGATTGACAACGGCTAAATATTATACTCCAACAGGTAGATGTATCCAAAAACCTTACACGCAGAACGACAAAAATTATGTTTACGATATTCGCAACCGATTGGCTTCTGGCGAATTATACAACATCGATAGCATTAAAAAAATCGAATCTTTACGATTTAAAACACCGAAAGGCAAAATCGTGTACGGCGGCGGTGGAATTATTCCAGATGTATTTATCCCGATTGATACCGTAAACATTGGAAGATGGTTTTATGAGCACGGATTGAACAATCATTTAGAACGACCGATTTTTTCATTTATTGATAAAAACCATTTAACTTTAGAAAAAATAAAAGAACCGCATTTTGTAAAATATTACAGCGTGGATTCTCTGGCAAATGCACTACGCAAGGACATCAATCCAATTCAAAACAGCCCCGAGGAATTAGCTAATTTCAATACTTTTGTAAAGGCAAGCATGGCTAATTTCATCTACGGGAGCAACGCTTATAACCAAGTTTGGAACAGCGTAGACCCCATGATTCTAGAAGCCATAAAACTTGATAACGAGCAACGATGA
- a CDS encoding deoxycytidylate deaminase: MDKRNKYDIAYLRMAKIWGQLSYCKRKQVGALIVKDRMIISDGYNGTPSGFENTCEDDDNQTKWYVLHAEANAILKVAASTQSCEGATLYITLSPCKECSKLIYQSGIKRVVYIDQYSDTSGLEFLAKAGVEITQISAEEINEEMV, from the coding sequence ATGGATAAGAGGAATAAATATGATATTGCCTATTTGCGCATGGCTAAAATCTGGGGGCAACTTTCGTATTGCAAACGCAAACAAGTGGGTGCTTTGATTGTGAAAGACCGAATGATCATCTCCGATGGCTACAATGGCACCCCGAGCGGCTTTGAAAACACATGCGAAGATGATGACAATCAAACCAAATGGTATGTGCTCCACGCCGAAGCCAATGCGATTTTGAAAGTAGCAGCTTCTACTCAAAGTTGCGAGGGAGCAACGCTTTATATTACGCTTTCGCCATGCAAAGAATGTAGCAAATTGATATACCAGAGCGGCATCAAACGCGTGGTGTACATTGATCAATATTCCGATACTTCTGGCTTGGAGTTTTTAGCCAAAGCTGGAGTAGAAATCACTCAAATTTCAGCCGAAGAAATCAATGAAGAAATGGTTTAA
- a CDS encoding Nramp family divalent metal transporter, with the protein MEKKAWNRERLTQSLAEAHASINIPENSSFWKKLLAFVGPGLMVAVGYMDPGNWATDIEGGARFGYTLLFVILLSNVFAMFLQYLALKLGIATERDLAQACRDHYKPTVNFILWILCEIAIAAMDLAEVIGSAIALNLLFGIPLPWGVAITVADVFLILFLQAKGFRKLESVVGALIIIIAGCFMYELIVSSPNMPDVVKGLLPHPEIVTNPSMLYIAVGILGATVMPHNLYLHSSVVQTRNYKRTESGKKMAIKYATIESNVSLLLAFFINAAILITAAATFHGTPYENIADIHDAYQMLTPVLGASLASTLFAIALLASGQNSTITGTLAGQIVMEGFLNLRLKPWVRRLVTRLIAVIPAMIVAILYGEKGTNELLILSQVILSMQLSFAVIPLVKFTSSKAKMGRFVNTLWIKIVAWIITIIIVILNLFLLIETFKQL; encoded by the coding sequence ATGGAGAAAAAAGCGTGGAATCGAGAGCGATTGACACAGAGTTTGGCTGAAGCACACGCCAGTATCAACATTCCAGAAAATAGCAGTTTTTGGAAAAAATTATTGGCTTTTGTGGGACCTGGGCTTATGGTGGCTGTGGGGTATATGGATCCAGGAAACTGGGCTACGGATATTGAAGGGGGAGCAAGATTTGGCTACACTTTGCTGTTTGTGATTTTGCTTTCCAATGTTTTTGCCATGTTTTTGCAATATTTGGCATTAAAGTTAGGGATTGCTACCGAGCGAGATTTGGCGCAAGCCTGCCGAGACCACTACAAGCCTACGGTGAATTTCATCCTTTGGATTCTCTGTGAAATAGCCATCGCCGCCATGGACTTGGCAGAAGTTATAGGTTCTGCCATTGCATTGAATTTGCTTTTTGGGATTCCGTTGCCATGGGGAGTCGCCATTACGGTTGCCGATGTGTTTTTGATTTTATTTCTTCAGGCTAAAGGTTTTAGAAAACTAGAAAGTGTCGTAGGGGCTTTGATCATCATTATTGCAGGCTGTTTTATGTACGAATTAATCGTGAGCTCGCCTAATATGCCCGATGTTGTAAAAGGCTTGCTACCTCATCCAGAAATTGTTACCAATCCCTCTATGCTCTACATTGCAGTGGGGATTTTGGGGGCAACGGTGATGCCGCACAACTTATATTTGCACAGTAGCGTGGTGCAAACTCGCAACTACAAACGCACGGAAAGTGGTAAAAAAATGGCAATAAAATACGCTACTATCGAAAGTAATGTTTCGCTACTTTTGGCATTTTTCATCAATGCGGCGATTTTAATTACAGCTGCCGCTACTTTCCACGGAACGCCTTACGAAAACATTGCCGATATTCATGATGCGTACCAGATGCTTACGCCAGTTTTGGGGGCAAGTTTAGCGAGTACACTTTTTGCGATTGCACTTTTGGCTTCGGGGCAAAACTCCACGATTACAGGGACTCTTGCAGGGCAAATCGTGATGGAAGGTTTTTTAAATTTAAGACTAAAACCTTGGGTGCGCCGATTGGTTACTCGATTGATTGCCGTGATTCCTGCCATGATTGTCGCTATATTGTATGGCGAAAAAGGAACCAACGAGCTTTTGATTTTAAGCCAAGTAATCCTTTCTATGCAATTAAGTTTTGCCGTGATTCCTTTAGTTAAATTCACCAGTAGCAAAGCCAAGATGGGACGATTCGTCAATACGCTTTGGATTAAAATCGTGGCGTGGATTATCACCATCATTATCGTGATTTTAAACTTATTTTTACTTATAGAAACCTTCAAACAACTTTAA
- a CDS encoding alpha/beta fold hydrolase, giving the protein MQIIRDFYQQEKEGLAPHEIFYQLLVPSEKPKATFLIIHGMEEHSDRYLDFAKFMEEQGFAVMLYDHLGHGKTAKNTENLSFIMPDNPATHLVEDAGAITDFLHQKFPEIPHFVMGHSMGSFVLRCLLQKKSADFQGAIVMGTGARVFGTSLAKGFLAILNKIIPRYKSDLINGVFARMNNRFFKDEPLFHDLNWLSVNHQNRENYHQDPLCGEPFSVNGFYALLGVVDCATKAHWAKNISPELPMLFISGNDDPIGDFGKGVKKAATQAQAGGREVVLKLYPKMRHEILNEEIKNQVYCDIENWISRHLA; this is encoded by the coding sequence ATGCAAATTATTCGGGATTTTTATCAGCAAGAAAAAGAAGGTTTGGCACCGCACGAAATCTTTTACCAATTATTAGTGCCGAGCGAAAAGCCAAAAGCCACTTTTTTGATTATTCACGGCATGGAGGAGCATAGCGACAGGTATTTAGATTTTGCCAAATTCATGGAGGAGCAAGGTTTTGCGGTGATGCTGTATGACCATCTAGGGCACGGAAAAACGGCGAAAAATACCGAAAATTTAAGTTTTATTATGCCAGATAATCCTGCTACGCACTTGGTGGAAGATGCTGGTGCAATAACCGATTTTTTGCACCAAAAATTCCCTGAAATTCCACATTTTGTTATGGGGCATTCTATGGGTTCTTTTGTGTTGCGATGCCTATTGCAAAAGAAATCTGCCGATTTTCAAGGGGCTATTGTCATGGGGACGGGTGCACGCGTGTTTGGAACAAGCTTGGCGAAAGGATTTTTAGCTATTTTAAACAAAATCATTCCACGCTATAAGAGTGATTTAATCAATGGCGTTTTTGCTAGAATGAACAACCGATTTTTCAAAGATGAGCCTTTGTTTCATGATTTAAACTGGCTGAGCGTGAATCACCAAAACCGAGAAAATTATCATCAAGATCCGTTGTGTGGTGAGCCTTTTTCGGTAAATGGATTTTATGCCTTGCTCGGCGTGGTGGATTGTGCGACCAAAGCTCATTGGGCTAAAAATATTTCGCCTGAATTGCCAATGCTTTTCATCAGCGGAAACGACGACCCGATTGGCGATTTTGGCAAAGGCGTGAAAAAAGCGGCGACCCAAGCTCAAGCTGGTGGGCGAGAAGTCGTGCTTAAATTATATCCTAAAATGCGTCACGAGATTTTGAACGAAGAGATTAAAAATCAGGTGTACTGCGATATTGAAAATTGGATTTCGAGGCATTTAGCCTAA